The following proteins come from a genomic window of Gossypium raimondii isolate GPD5lz chromosome 5, ASM2569854v1, whole genome shotgun sequence:
- the LOC105771116 gene encoding uncharacterized protein LOC105771116 — protein MLGLVSCIHPQIPSTSPNLYFNFKYAPVFLKPQIHIPKRPPRSFLFAQNGNKDDLTKQPNKKPQGEEKQSKVPPEGSFNGNDGGESRNEGRSMFNFRLGDLLDPDPDNIVALGLTGLLTWASVQVLWQLFLISGAILLAALKYSFIAALLLFILITLL, from the coding sequence ATGTTAGGGTTGGTCTCTTGTATACATCCCCAAATCCCGTCAACTTCTCcaaatctatattttaatttcaaatatgcTCCTGTATTTCTGAAACCCCAAATCCATATCCCAAAACGTCCTCCACGCTCATTTCTCTTTGCTCAAAACGGGAACAAGGATGACTTAACCAAACAACCCAACAAGAAACCACAAGGAGAAGAAAAACAATCAAAGGTTCCACCGGAGGGGTCCTTTAACGGGAATGACGGAGGGGAATCGAGGAATGAAGGACGGTCGATGTTTAATTTCAGGTTGGGTGACTTGTTGGACCCAGATCCTGATAACATCGTAGCCCTTGGATTGACGGGTCTGCTAACGTGGGCCAGTGTTCAGGTTTTGTGGCAGTTGTTTTTGATCTCAGGGGCTATTCTTTTAGCTGCTCTTAAGTACTCTTTCATTGCTgctcttcttcttttcattcTAATTACTCTGCTTTGA